From a single Apium graveolens cultivar Ventura chromosome 2, ASM990537v1, whole genome shotgun sequence genomic region:
- the LOC141708092 gene encoding bifunctional nitrilase/nitrile hydratase NIT4A-like isoform X2, translating into MALVPNEAIAAEVEMGADPSTVRATVVQASTIFYDTPATLDKAERLLAEAASYGSQLVVFPEAFVGGYPRGSNFGIIIGNRTEKGKEEFKKYHASAVDVPGPEVDRLAAMAGKYKGHYLGKHRKLMPTGLERIIWGFGDGSTIPVFETPIGKIGAAICWENRMPLLRTAMYAKGIEIYCAPTADARPVWQASMTHIALEGGCFVLSSNQFCRRKDYPPPPEYVFNGTEDDLAPDSVVCAGGSVIISPSGTVLAGPNYEGEALITADLDLGEIVNEKFTFDVVGHYSRPEVLSLNVRDHPTRPVTFTSAKTEDSK; encoded by the exons ATGGCATTAGTCCCCAACGAAGCAATAGCAGCAGAGGTAGAAATGGGTGCTGATCCATCCACTGTGAGAGCCACTGTGGTTCAAGCCTCTACCATCTTTTATGATACCCCTGCTACTCTTG ATAAGGCTGAAAGATTGCTCGCTGAAGCAGCTTCATATGGTTCTCAACTTGTTGTGTTTCCGGAAGCTTTTGTGGGTGGTTATCCACGTGGATCAAATTTTGGAATTATAATTGGTAACCGTACAGAAAAGGGCAAAGAGGAGTTTAAAAAGTATCATGCTTCAGCCGTTGATGTACCAG GTCCAGAAGTCGATCGACTGGCAGCCATGGCTGGAAAGTACAAG GGTCATTACCTTGGAAAGCACCGAAAACTCATGCCCACAGGATTAGAGCGCATCATTTGGGGCTTTGGGGATGGATCCACAATTCCAGTTTTTGAGACTCCAATCGGGAAGATTGGTGCAGCCATCTGCTGGGAAAACAGGATGCCACTTCTAAGGACTGCAATGTATGCTAAAG GAATCGAAATCTATTGCGCACCAACTGCTGATGCAAGGCCTGTATGGCAGGCATCAATGACACATATAGCTCTTGAGGGTGGCTGCTTTGTTTTGTCTTCCAACCAGTTTTGTCGAAGGAAAGACTACCCACCACCGCCAGAATATGTATTTAATGGCACGGAGGATGATCTTGCGCCAGATTCTGTTGTTTGTGCAGGTGGAAGTGTCATTATATCGCCATCTGGGACTGTTCTCGCGGGACCCAACTATGAAGGGGAGGCACTTATAACAGCTGATCTCG ATCTCGGGGAAATAGTGAATGAGAAATTCACCTTTGACGTGGTTGGGCATTACTCAAGACCAGAAGTGCTTAGTCTTAATGTGAGGGACCACCCTACAAGGCCAGTTACCTTCACATCAGCAAAAACCGAAGATTCCAAGTAG
- the LOC141708092 gene encoding bifunctional nitrilase/nitrile hydratase NIT4B-like isoform X1: MALVPNEAIAAEVEMGADPSTVRATVVQASTIFYDTPATLDKAERLLAEAASYGSQLVVFPEAFVGGYPRGSNFGIIIGNRTEKGKEEFKKYHASAVDVPGPEVDRLAAMAGKYKVHLVIGVIERDGYTLYCTVLFFDPQGHYLGKHRKLMPTGLERIIWGFGDGSTIPVFETPIGKIGAAICWENRMPLLRTAMYAKGIEIYCAPTADARPVWQASMTHIALEGGCFVLSSNQFCRRKDYPPPPEYVFNGTEDDLAPDSVVCAGGSVIISPSGTVLAGPNYEGEALITADLDLGEIVNEKFTFDVVGHYSRPEVLSLNVRDHPTRPVTFTSAKTEDSK, translated from the exons ATGGCATTAGTCCCCAACGAAGCAATAGCAGCAGAGGTAGAAATGGGTGCTGATCCATCCACTGTGAGAGCCACTGTGGTTCAAGCCTCTACCATCTTTTATGATACCCCTGCTACTCTTG ATAAGGCTGAAAGATTGCTCGCTGAAGCAGCTTCATATGGTTCTCAACTTGTTGTGTTTCCGGAAGCTTTTGTGGGTGGTTATCCACGTGGATCAAATTTTGGAATTATAATTGGTAACCGTACAGAAAAGGGCAAAGAGGAGTTTAAAAAGTATCATGCTTCAGCCGTTGATGTACCAG GTCCAGAAGTCGATCGACTGGCAGCCATGGCTGGAAAGTACAAGGTACATTTAGTGATAGGTGTTATAGAGAGGGATGGATATACACTTTATTGTACCGTCCTTTTCTTTGATCCACAAGGTCATTACCTTGGAAAGCACCGAAAACTCATGCCCACAGGATTAGAGCGCATCATTTGGGGCTTTGGGGATGGATCCACAATTCCAGTTTTTGAGACTCCAATCGGGAAGATTGGTGCAGCCATCTGCTGGGAAAACAGGATGCCACTTCTAAGGACTGCAATGTATGCTAAAG GAATCGAAATCTATTGCGCACCAACTGCTGATGCAAGGCCTGTATGGCAGGCATCAATGACACATATAGCTCTTGAGGGTGGCTGCTTTGTTTTGTCTTCCAACCAGTTTTGTCGAAGGAAAGACTACCCACCACCGCCAGAATATGTATTTAATGGCACGGAGGATGATCTTGCGCCAGATTCTGTTGTTTGTGCAGGTGGAAGTGTCATTATATCGCCATCTGGGACTGTTCTCGCGGGACCCAACTATGAAGGGGAGGCACTTATAACAGCTGATCTCG ATCTCGGGGAAATAGTGAATGAGAAATTCACCTTTGACGTGGTTGGGCATTACTCAAGACCAGAAGTGCTTAGTCTTAATGTGAGGGACCACCCTACAAGGCCAGTTACCTTCACATCAGCAAAAACCGAAGATTCCAAGTAG